Part of the Imperialibacter roseus genome, GAAAAGATCAAACTATAACGGGCTCAGAACGCATGCAGCAAAGGCCCATCAAGCTATTGGTAGATGCCCTGCGAGAGCTGGGAGCGAGCATCGATTACCTGAAGAATGACGGCTATCCACCACTTAAAGTCTCAAAAATCACTCAGCAAAAAACGGACTCCCTGAAAATACAAGGCAACATCAGCAGCCAGTACATTTCAGCCTTGCTAATGATCGCCCCTATGTTGCCTAACGGTCTTACCATCGAACTGGTGGGAGACGTGTTCAGCAGACCCTACATAGAAATGACACTCGGCCTCATGCAGCAGTTTGGAGTAAAGAACGAGTGGAAGGAAAATACCATCGCCATTGCACCGCAGAAATACACTGCAAATTCCTATACCATTGAGTCGGACTGGTCAGGCGCCAGTTACTGGCTAAGCATGGTGTCGCTTTCCAAAAGCAGCAAAGTAAATCTTACCGGGTTAAGAGAAAACTCCTATCAGGGCGACATCCGCATCAGGGAAATCATGCACGGCCTGGGGCTCACCACCAGGTTCAGTGGAGAAGAGTTCCTGATCGAGAAAAAGAACAGCGTTTCACCCATGGTTATCGACTTTAAGACCTGCCCCGATTTGGCCCAGACAGTAATGGTGGTAGCCACCGGTCTGAAAAGCCCTATTTCAATGACGGGCCTTGAAAGCCTGCGCATTAAAGAAACCGACCGGCTGGCGGCCATGCAAACTGAGCTGGCAAAGTTTGGGGCTACGCTGGTAGAGGAAACGCCCGGTTTTTGGGAATTGGAGCCTCCGACCGAACTTCCTGAAGGCCCCGTAACGATTAGCACCTACGAAGACCACCGCATGGCCATGGCGTTTGCGCCGCTGGCTCAAAAAGTGCCTTTGATCATTGAAGAGCCGGAGGTGGTGAATAAGTCGTACCCAGGGTTTTGGGAGGATTGCAAAAAATACGGGCTGGATATTAAAGAAGCATAGTCAATGGAAATCGTCTACCAGCAAGAGCAGGATTTAACCGTGAAGGACTTCACGGAGCTGCTCATTAGTTCTACCCTCGGTGAGCGGCGTCCCGTGAACGAGCCTGAGCGCATAGAAGAGATGCTCAGACATGCCAACCTCACCGTTACCGCAAGGCACAATGGAAAGCTGGTAGGCGTAAGCCGCAGCCTCACCGACTGGGTGTATGCCACCTACCTGAGCGACCTGGCGGTGCACATCGAATACCAGCACAAAGGAATTGGCAAGGAGCTCATTCGCCGGACAAAGATGCTGGCACCCAAATCTAACGTGATACTACTGTCGGCTCCAGCTGCTGTCGACTACTATCCAAAAATTGGAATGACTCACCACGCCCATGCTTTTTGGCTGAGGGATTTGAAGGAGCTGAAGTAGGCTTTTCGTCGCCTATTTGTTCAATCGACAGCGGGAAAAACAATCCGATATGATCGAAATTATCATGATTTGTCAGCCTTTCAAGCGCCTCGCCCTTTCAATTCAATCTAACATTCTTCTACCTTCAAGCTTCTCCTTCATGCAGAAAATGATCTTAATCACTTTTTAGTGATGATATAATTCATATCTATAACGATATAGAAAATATAGATTTATACTATCGATCAGAATATTGTAGATTTGGATATCGAACAAAAAAATCTGTCAATAATGGAAAATAAAACACACGCTGGAGGAGCCTACGATGTAAACGGAGCAGAAATGTGCCCGTTTCTGAATGGCGAACTCAATCAAACCGCAGGTGGTGGCACATCAAATCGTGATTGGTGGCCCAACCAACTGAAAGTAAACATCCTTCGTCAGCATTCTTCCCTGTCTGATCCGATGGGCGAAGACTTCAACTACGCTGAAGAGTTTAAAAGCCTTGACCTAAAGGCTTTAAAGAAAGACCTAACTGCCCTGATGACCGACTCACAGGACTGGTGGCCTGCTGACTTTGGTCACTACGGCGGTTTATTCATTCGTATGGCATGGCACAGCGCCGGCACATACCGCATTGCCGATGGCCGTGGTGGCGCAGGAGCCGGCCAACAAAGATTTGCTCCCCTCAACAGCTGGCCCGACAATGTGAGTCTTGACAAGGCCCGCAGGCTACTCTGGCCTATCAAGCAGAAATACGGAAAGAAAATCTCCTGGGCTGACCTGATGATTCTCACAGGCAACGTAGCCCTGGAATCCATGGGCTTCAAAACCTTCGGTTTCGCTGGTGGTCGTGAAGACGTTTGGGAGCCAGAACTAGACGTTTACTGGGGTCAGGAGACCACCTGGCTGGGCGGCGATAAGCGTTATGCTCATGGTTCGAAAGGTGTCGAAAATCAGCAGTCTGTGGTTGTATCGGATGACGATGCAGACGGGGGCACGCACTCAAGAGAACTCGAGAACACACTGGCCGCAGTACAAATGGGACTGATATATGTTAACCCGGAAGGGCCGGATGGCAACCCTGATCCCCTTGCAGCTGCCAAAGATATCCGTGAGACGTTCGGTCGTATGGCAATGAATGACTACGAAACCGTGGCACTGATTGCAGGTGGACACACATTTGGTAAAACCCACGGCGCAGCTGACGCAAGCCAGCACGTAGGGCCTGAGCCAGAAGCGGCCGGTATTGAGCAACAAGGCTTCGGCTGGAAAAACAGCTACGGGTCAGGTGTTGGTGGCGATGCTATCACCAGTGGTTTGGAAGTAATCTGGACAACCACACCAACGAAGTGGAGCAACAACTTCTTCGAGAACTTGTTTGGCTACGAATGGGAATTGACCAAGAGCCCGGCAGGTGCGCACCAGTGGAAGCCTAAGGGTGACGCAGGTGCAGGTACCGTGCCCGATCCTTTTGATCCGTCGAAGCGCAGGTCACCATCAATGCTTACTACCGACCTGGCACTAAGAGTGGATCCAGCCTACGAAAAGATTTCAAGGAACTTCCTGGAGAACCCCGATGAGTTCGCAGATGCCTTTGCCAAAGCGTGGTTCAAACTTACTCACCGTGACATGGGACCTCGTGCCCGTTACCTCGGGCCTGAGGTTCCGGAAGAAGACCTGATCTGGCAAGATCCGATCCCAGCTGCGACACACAAACTAGATGATAACGACATTGCTTCCCTGAAAGCGAAAGTACTTGCTTCAGGACTGTCCGTATCAGAGCTGGTGTCAACTGCCTGGGCTTCTGCCTCCACCTTCCGTGGCTCCGATAAGCGTGGTGGTGCCAATGGAGCACGCATCCGACTTTCACCGCAGAAGAACTGGAAAGTGAACAACCCGGCTCAACTGGCAAAAGTATTGGCAAAACTGGAAGGCATCCAAAAGGATTTTGGCAAGCCAGTATCAATGGCTGATTTGATTGTGCTGGCTGGATGCGCAGGTGTTGAACAGGCTGCTAAAAACGCCGGACAAGCCATCACTGTGCCTTTCACTCCCGGACGTGCTGATGCGTCGGCAGAGCAAACCGATGTAGAAGGTTTTGCGGCACTTGAGCCACAGGCCGATGGGTTCCGCAACTACTTGAAGAAAAAATTCACCGTATCTGCGGAAGAGCTACTGATTGATAAGGCCCAGTTGCTAACGCTAACTGCACCAGAAATGACTGTGCTTGTGGGTGGCATGCGTGTGCTTGGCACCAACTTCGACGGATCCAAGCATGGTGTATTTACCAATCGTATTGGCTCATTGAGCAACGACTTTTTTGTGAACCTGCTCGATATGAGCACCACATGGAAAGCTGTTTCGGCAGATGGGGACGTATTCGAGGGGCACGATGCTAAGACTGGCAAAGTAAAATATACAGCCACTCGTGCCGACTTGATCTTTGGCTCCAACTCGGAGCTTCGTGCCCTGGCTGAAGTATATGGCTGCAGCGACTCTCAGCAGAAGTTCATCAAGGACTTTGTGAAAGCCTGGGACAAGGTGATGAACCTCGACCGTTTCGATTTGGCTTAATGATGGTATAAATATTTAAAGTGAAAAGGTGGTCTGGAAACAGGCCACCTTTTTTATTAGCATGCTCATTTTCCTCTTAAGAGTTGGGTATCTCTGGCTAGCGATATTCAAAAATCGGCGCTCTGTAAAATCTATTCAGGGCTATTCAGTGGTAGCGTAAACCTGAAATCACTTCCATCCCCTTCCTTACTCTTGAGCCAAATGTCGCCGCCGAGCTTTTTTACAAATTCCTTGCAAAGGGCTAACCCTAAGCCAGAACCTTTTTCGTTTGCAGTGCCCAACGAAGATGTGTTTGCAGACATCTTGAACAACTTCTTACTAACTTCCTCCTTTATTCCAAGTCCATTGTCGGACACAGAAAATTGAACTTGGTTTTGCTCCAACACAACCGACACGATGATGCTGCCTCCGGATTTGGTAAACTTGATAGCATTAGAAATAAGGTTTCTCAATATGGTTTTCAACATCCTTTCGTCGGTGTATATTTCTATTCCCTCCGAAGCGATCTGACTTAGAGATATATTCTTGGTTCTTGCAATTGGGTCTAACAGCTCAATCACGTGTCGAATAGTCGTTGATAAATCTATTTTTTCCGGTTTATAATTGATCTCTCCTGTCTGCGATTTCGCCCAATTCAATAGGTTATCGAGTAAGGCCAGTGTGTTCTTGACTGATACTTTTATGATCTCTAAATACTCCGCCGATTTTCCCGTGTCCGATTTTCTTACCCGTTCAATCAATAATTCTGATAACCCTAAAATATTATTCAATGGTGCCCTTAAATCGTGGCCCATAATGGAAAAAAGTTTGTCTTTGGTCGCATTCAGCTCTATTAATCGCATTTCACTTTGCTTCAATGCTTGCTCGGCTTTTTTGCTGGCAGTGATGTCCCGAACTACGCCAACAAGAAATCTTTTTCCACTGGCATCAACATAGCGTGACTTTCTGGTGGAAATGATCATCGTTTCGGCTCCCCTCACTGTTAGTGTTTCTTCATTTATGTTTTCCTTTCCGTCAGCAAGAACCTGGCTGTCAATTTTTAAGAAACTTTCCCGCTCATCAGGAGGAACATGCTCGGCAAGGGTTTTACCCATAATTTCTTCACGAGGTAGGCCAAACATTTTACAAAAGGCGTCATTAACCAGTACCAACCTACTTTTATCATCCTTTACAAATACGGAGTCACCCATGTTGTCGAGGATTGTATGGATGTACCCATCTGCCACCTTATTTTGCTCTACTAAAGATTCTTTTTGTCCTTTTTTCTGCTGGTTTTGAGCCGAAAGTTGCGATCGCAAAATTTCATTTTGCTTTTTAAGTTCAGCAATTTTGTCTTCTAGTTCCAAGCGGGTTAGTTTGTCGGTCATTTTTTGGGTGGTAGCAGGTGGCAGCACAATTGCAATTTTTCATCTTTCACAAAGCTGAACTGCACTTATTAGCACCAGACTAAATTAACTCTTGTGGCGGAGATTCCAAGCCTCATAACCTATTTCGTGCTCAATGCACTTCGCTCATTCCTTCATTAAGGACTTTATGAAAACCTTGGGACAACATAGTGCGCCCTGACCACTTCAATCTGGTGCAACCAGGCGAGCGAAAGTTTTGAAATGGCTACCAAAGTAAAAAAGGCAGCCTGAAACAGGCTACCCTTTTTTGTTTATAGCACGGTCATGAGTGATTCAAATGAGCACTTCTTGCGCACTGTCTCACCCAACAAAAGGTCTTTCTCAGATATCCGTCAACGGAATTACTCTGCCCCCACCGTCTCAGTGTTTACAACTGGCCAAACACCCGGTGACGGCACGCTCACTCCTTTGGTCTCTCCTCTTTCAGTATCCTGCCCGAAGTAGTACAAAGGCCATCCTTTGTAAGTAAGCTGGCTCTCACCAAATACGTCGATTGAACCAAAGTCGCTTTGGCTGGCAGCAGAAACAACTGCTTTGAGTTCTTTGGCATACACGGGCCAAATTGTATTGTTAGAAAAATCGCTGGCAGTGAAAGTGTTAACGTCTTTTGAGTCGTTGGTAAATGCATACAGTGTCCTGCCCGATGCATTCACGAAGAAAGCAGTAGCTCCTTCTCCTTCTTCATACGTTGAAGTGTAGTTCTTCCCGTCGTTGCCAACCAGTTGTGCATTTGCCATCATGATGGAATAGTCGGGTTTGGCCACAAAAAAGGCCCCTCCGGCACCGTCGCCGGCGGTAGCACCTGCTGTTTCAAGCACGCCGTCGCCAGCCGGAGAAAAGTAATAAAGCGGCCAGCCTTTGTAGGTTGTTTGCTTGGAGCCATTGCTGTGGGTGATCACTGCAAAATCGCCAGCTTCCAGGCCTGTGCCAATCTGCGGTTCTTTCGCATAGTAAATAGGCCATTTGCTAAGACAGCCATCTACACAAGCACTGTTTCCCGACACGTCTTTTGCGAAAACATATAATGTGACACCATCGGTATCAGTCAAAATCTGGCCGAGTGTTGCGTTAGTTGATAGTTGGATGGCTGTAGCTTCCTCCGCATCAGGATTTTCGCTATCATCACCACATGCCGTAATGGTTGCCATTGCCAGCAACACTAGTACAAATATTGCATTCAATTGCTTGACTAAGTTTTTCATTTTTCTTTAATCTGGTTTAATAATTCGTTTGGTGTTCGGCCAAATTCTTTGCTGCTTAAATAGTTTCTTGTTCATGTAGTGCCTGTCAGACAATACTCTTCTGTCTCAAAACCGGGTCTGGTTTCGGGTAGAGTTGGGGCGCACGGCGTTATGAAATATTGAACTGAGGGATATTTCTCGTCAGCTCAAATCAATTAGTCCGTATTAATAACGTGGATGCTAGTTCAGTTGAAAAGTTCTTGAGACATTAAAACCGAAGTGAATTTCGCCTTTGAAAAAATCGTTGGTCGTTTCTGACACGAAGCCCTTAGGCACCATTGAGGTGGCATTGGTGAACTGGAGTTGGAACACGTGCCCTCCCGTTTCAATATCGACCCCTATGGCCAGCGCATTCTGTGTATTTTCGTTGAGGTGCTGAAACTGATAGTAATATTCTGCACAAAGTGCCACTCGCTGCGAAAGTTTGATGCGTCCACCCATACCCAGCGCTAAGATGTCATTGTTCAGATCCGTTTCGCCAATCAGGTTGCGGTGCACCCAGGTGGGCATCAGCTGGAGCGAAAGGCCGTTGTTAAACTTTCTGGCCAGCAAAAGCTGATGTGTAAAAGCAAGCTTGTCGGTAAACTGCAGATCGTACGTAGGATCCTTCAGGGTCTTCAATGCCATAGAGCTCAGCCACGTGGCGGACAGCGGAACACTCCCTTTGCCCGTCGACTGACGAAGCAGGCGATATTTGACAAACCCATCGTAGGTCTTTTCAAAAGAGCTCCTGCCAGCTCCCGCATAGAGCCTGTCGTTGAGGGCATACTCCAGTCCGATGCGTACCAGGGCGTTGTCCAGCCCAAAAAGCTCATAGGCTCCACCGTCGATAGTACCAAACCGGTGTGCGATGATAAAATCCATCACACCTTGCTTTCTGGTTTCAATGGAATGACCGTTGATAAGTCTGGTGCCTTTGAAGGTGGCATCCACCAGCGTCTTCTGATCGGCCTGCTCTGCTTCCAGACCAGCCAGAAGATCATCCTGGGCCAGCAGCGGCAAAGCCAATGCCAGCGAGATAAGGGTTGAAGTGATCTGCTTTACCATCATTTTGGACGTGAGAAATTAAAAAATGCCTTTACTTCGACTACCTCCGCAATGTTCTTGAACACGATGGTGGGTATCTCGATATCGAAATCAGCCACCGCCAGATTGAAGGAGGTAGTAGCTTTCAAGTCTTTAGCAGAAACATCAAATTTGACTGCTGTCTTCAGTGGCTTCTTCACTCCGTGGATTTCTATTTCCCCATCGGCTTCTGCTTCAAAGCTCCCGCTTTTCGAAAAGTCAAGTGCAGCGAAGTTGCTGATGACCCCCTTGAAAGTCGCTCTCGGAAATTTGTCCGACTCCACGTAGTTTTCGTTGAAGTGTTCCTCCATCAGGCTCTTGTCAAAGTGAAACCCCTTCATCAGCATCGAAACTGCCAGCGTTCCTTTTTCAAGGTCTATTGCACCCAGCACCTCCTTGTTAGTGGCTTCAATGTTTTCCAGCGGTGCTTCAGAAAAGAAGGTGGCGGTTCCGCTGCGATCCACCATCGGGCCCTGCGCCATCGCCAGGCCCGCTGTGATCAAGCCAAGAATGATTGTTAATATTTCACGTTTCATATTTCTTCTGTCTTTACTTTCAACTGTTAAAAAATGGGAGCTACACGATTTTCTCGTATGCCGCTTGTTGGTTATTGATACTGCTGTCATTTATTAATCAATTTTGTAAGGCGCCATCATCCACCCAGCAGGCAATAGCATCTTTTTGTGCTTGAGTAAGTGTCGACCCTCTGGGCATCGATCCACTCGCTGTTCTTGCTTTGATGGAGCTGGCCCTGGCTTGAATAGTAGCGAAAGACCTCAGGTCGGGAGAGATGCTGCCGTTGTGGCAACCCGAAACCGCACAGCTGTTTTCAATAATGTTTTTGACAGAGTTCTCGTAGCTAACGCCCGCCAACACCTCCACACTCTCGACGATCTCACAACCCAGCTGGTCTGCTATTTTCACGGTATAAGTACCCCTGGTCAGGCCAGAAAAAGTCCTCCCCGTCTGAGGCTGGCCTTCGTTGATACTGTAGAGGTAGGGCTCCACGCCGCCAGAGGCTACCACCTCAATTTTCCCCTCTGTTGACCCACATCCCGACTCCTCCACCACAATTTCCTGCAGGTTCACTCCCTCCAGGTTTTGAATCGGAATAGTTACCTCACTTGCGCAGCCTTTCGCATCAGTCGCTACCACCACATAGTTTCCAGCTTCGAGGCTACTGAAGACGCCATCCGCATTTGTGCCAGCTTCTGACGTATATACATAAGGAGGCTCACCTCCAGCCGCATTGACCCTAAAGCTCCCAATGGCTGCGCCACATTCGGTCGCTACGCTTTCCAATACGTCTATTTCCACTGGCGACACCGAGCAATCTACCTGTGGTTCAGCCTGGTCCCAGGTGCACGACATTGTGGTGAGAAAAAATAGCACGCTGACAGTGCCACGAATTAATCTTGTTTTCATCATTAAAAAATAGTTTTGCTAGCAACCCCGCCCGGTTTCTAAAAAAGAAGAACAGCCAAAAGGTTGCCATTTATCTTCTTCCCCAACGTAAGCCAAAAGCCCACTGGCAGCATTTAGGAGCTGTATTTCTAGTATTATTTGATGACAAAATTAGATATAACCAATAGGGTGTGGCTAGCACAATACCGCCAATTGTGTTAACATTTCCGACATAGGGTATAACAAAACCGACAAAACGTGGTAGTTCCGACGCTGATAATCAGCGGCTTAGTAGCAAAAGATCGGAGGGGCTTGATCCAAACTCTTTTTTGAAACATTTAGAGAAATAGGACGGATTGGCAAAGCCTGTTTTAAAGGCGGCTTCTGCAATCCCAAACTCACTACCCATAAGCAGTTCCTTCGCACGGTGCAACCGCACAGAGGTAATCAGCTGATTGGGCGACTTATTGGTCACCGCCTTCAGCTTGCGCTGGAGTTGGCGTTCGCTGATGCCAATCTCCCGGCAAAGCATTTCCACGCCAAAAAGCTCGTTCTCCAAATGAGTATCGATACTCTGCAGCACGTTTTCCAGGAAGGAATCATTTTGCAACACCTTCTTTGGAGAAATTTGTCCCGCTTTTTCATCGGCACTGAGTGGATCGGTTACACTGAACAGCAAAAACGACTCGCCCGAAAGCGTTTCGTACACCGCCTTATACTGCGTGAAACTCACACCCGCTCCCGACAGCAGGCTTTTTACAGTTTGTGTGACGAGTATCTGGTTGGGTTTCGCCAGTTGAAGCATGGCGTCGACAAAGGCCTCGGTTTCACCGCTGATGAAGTGAGCCTCATCTACAGCCCCTTCTCTGATGTGAATACCAATGGCCAGCTGGGCAGACATGCTCTGAATGGCATCCACGAGATCGATGCTGCAATGAACGGCCTTGCTTGGCCCTTCAAATATAGCGATGAATGTCTGGCGGTTGTATTGAACCACCTTGCCCCGGTACTGCTCCACAAATTGGCGGATGAGCTCCTCAGGATTGGCATCAACATTTTCCAACGAGATAATACGGGCGGCAACTATAGTGAAAAGCTGCTCCTGATAGTTTCTGATGGGCTTCACCCCTAAGATAAAAGCCCTCATCGTTTCCAGCACCTCTTTGGTATTGCCCACCCAAAAAAGGTGGTCTCTTCCCGTAAACTCCACGAACTTGGCTCCCTGAATACGCTCAGCAATGAACCGTCCCTCCTCAATTTTCACGTCAATGTCGTGGGTGCGCTGCATGAGTAACGTCGGCACTTTGATGGTGCCCAGAATGTCAATAATATCTACCTCCGTATTCATTTTGGTGAGCACCATGGCAGCACTGGGGCTAGCCCCTGAACGAAAGTAGCTGGCCAGCCAATCCATGAAAACCTTGTCATTGGCTTTGGAGGGAGCGAGCGATTCAAGCCCCATATCCCCACTACCCCAATTGTTTTCGATCATGTCATACACCACCTGGCGCTCCTCGTCGGTAGGTGCCCAGGGATAATCAGGGGCATAGCGGCGCTTGGCAAACACACCAAAAGTGATGAGTGAAATAGTTCGGTTGGGGTAGGTAGCAGCAAAGAGTGCCGACACGGAGCCGCCCTCTGAATGTCCAAACAACACGGCTTTTTGCGACCCAACGGCGTCCATTACGGCACGAATGTCGTCCATCCTCTCTTCCAGTGTGGAAAGCTCCACCACACGGTCCGACAGCCCTGTGCCTCTTTTGTCAAACAAAATGACCCTGGCGATTTTGCCCAGTTCCTGCAGAAAGTCAACCAGCTCAGGGCAAGCCCACATCCAGTCAATGTTGGATACCCATCCAGGAATATAAACCAGGTCGATTGATCCGGAGCCAAAAACCTGGTAAGCAATATTGATACGGCCGCTTTTGGTATACTGAGTAGCTGGCTTCATAACAATTTGATACTGTGTAGTGGTTGGGAATACAATTATACTACAAATAATGCCAACCAGAAGCGACATCCATGCAGTTGTCTTTCAATCATCAGACACACGATGTCTCGGCAAAAAAGTAGGCTCAGAGCATTCAAAAGTAACGCAATACCGCTAATCAACGCAAAAAGGGCAGGTTATTGCTAACCTGCCCTGGTTTCTGCCGCTAAAAAAATGCGGTGCTAATCTGTTTAAAAAATAATGCATTGCCCTCAAGGGGCAGGATTCAAATTTGAATCGCTTCTTGCTTTTGCGGATACAAAGGTACTGGGCATGGGAGGGCGACGGCTACAATAAATCCGGCGAATTCTATAATGTTTCCGACAGCGGTGCGGCAAAAAACCGAAAACGCTGGCAAATTTCCGACACGGGCAGGCATTCAACGATCCCTGTTTTGATAATCAAATGCAAACCTTTTTCCTGATACAAACTGAATACAGGTGATTAAGTCAATCTGGCGTTGCCTGAGAAAAAGTTACTTAATCAACAGCACCCTGGGATTGATGGGGTACAGCCATTCGACTCCTCTGGCAGTAATCACAGCGTCGTCTTCCAGCGCCACCCGCAGTTTCTTCCCTCCCCATTCGGGTACTTTGGTGTAAGCGAAAAACTCAATAGAAAGCAGGTTGGAGGGCTTGATCTCATATCCCAATTGTACCGGATTAAAAAAAGCAATGGACGGCCCGATGCCGTGACCCCAGTTGCCCACCGAGTGGCAGCCAATGATTACATCCGTTTTGTCAAGCTCAGTAGGTTTGTTGAACCCCGGCATCTTATTAAAACCTGCTTTGGTCAGTGCTTCGTAAACGGCATCCTCAGCTTTCTGCGCCGTCACTCCAGGTTTGATGGTTTGCTTTACCACATCCCGTACTTTCACGGCCTGGTCGAAGGCGTTTTGGATGCCAGGAGGTACTCCGGTTTCTCCTTCTTTCAACACATAAGCCATCCGCTTCATGTCGGTGTACATGTTCATGAGGCCCACGCCCCAGTCGATGAAAAGTACATCACCTCTTTGAATAATGCGGTCTGTAGAAGTGGCGGCAATGCCCTCAGGGCCGGTAACGTACACCGACGGCATACCAAACGACGACTCCAGGTTGTTTTTGAAAAGCTGCTCCTTCAGCCACCAGGCCACATCTTCCAGCGTGGTTACGCCCGCAGTGATCACCTCGTTGGAGAAGGCCCGCTCGGCAAGGGTATATGAGAGCTCCCCGGCCTCACCATAAATCGCTATTTCGCTGGCCACCCGCCTCGACCTGAAGTCGGACGCCAGCTTCTCGGCCGACACAAACCGCTGCTCGTACTTCTTCCCCAGCACTTCCGCCAGCTCCGAATAGCCAGAATGGCTGAGGCCATCCGCACCACCAATATTCTTTGACATATTGAGGCCAATTCTCTTAGGGTCTCGGGCCTCCACAAATGCCTTGAGTTCACTCGCCGACCCGAAGTAGTCGTAAGCGCCACCTTCTTCCAACAGGTAGCCATCAATGCCCAGCACGGATCGCTCAATACGGTCGCCCCCACGGTCGGTAAAGATGTAGTAGCCCACACTGCCCACATAACCTTCACCCATGTCGGGATACAGCGGATCAAAATTCCCCTCCCGGTTCATGATGATCCACATATCGATATTGTTTTCCCTCATGGCTTCCGGCAGCACCAGGTCAAACTTATCGTTCCGCACCTGGTTCATTTTGCGCCAGCGGCGCATGGCTTCCTGACTGAAGGCGCTGGTGCTGACAAGCAGCATGAAGAAGGCGAGCAGTATTCTCATCGTTGAATGGCTGTTTACGAGTACTGTGCTAATTAGCAATTTCCTGCGTTTTGCGCTACTGAGAAGTGATGTGTGGGAGTTGAGGTCGTTAAACTAGGCAAGGCACAGGTGGATCCAGCGCTATACCGATGTCATTACACACCTATATGGACAGATAACCACGGCAAGATGCACTCCCGTCCACCACAAAAACGAAGTGAATCTTGCGCTAGAGGGGAACGGGTGGCAGGGAGAGGAGGAAAGCCATCCCGTTTGTTAAATATACGAAAACAGGCTGTAAAGGGTCTGCTCTTACCAACTCATAGAAAAAACCGATATTGCAGGTAATTTCAACAGCTCACAACACGATTTTACCATGAACAAACTCATACCTACACTTACGTTGATTGTTTTCGTTACCCTATTCAGCTGCCAAAGCTCTT contains:
- a CDS encoding GNAT family N-acetyltransferase: MEIVYQQEQDLTVKDFTELLISSTLGERRPVNEPERIEEMLRHANLTVTARHNGKLVGVSRSLTDWVYATYLSDLAVHIEYQHKGIGKELIRRTKMLAPKSNVILLSAPAAVDYYPKIGMTHHAHAFWLRDLKELK
- the aroA gene encoding 3-phosphoshikimate 1-carboxyvinyltransferase, with the translated sequence MNKISINTSAAIPAASTINLSASKSESNRALIIQALSDEKINLNNLSDARDTQTMMRLLASKDKTWDVLDAGTTMRFLTAYLALTGKDQTITGSERMQQRPIKLLVDALRELGASIDYLKNDGYPPLKVSKITQQKTDSLKIQGNISSQYISALLMIAPMLPNGLTIELVGDVFSRPYIEMTLGLMQQFGVKNEWKENTIAIAPQKYTANSYTIESDWSGASYWLSMVSLSKSSKVNLTGLRENSYQGDIRIREIMHGLGLTTRFSGEEFLIEKKNSVSPMVIDFKTCPDLAQTVMVVATGLKSPISMTGLESLRIKETDRLAAMQTELAKFGATLVEETPGFWELEPPTELPEGPVTISTYEDHRMAMAFAPLAQKVPLIIEEPEVVNKSYPGFWEDCKKYGLDIKEA
- a CDS encoding COG4315 family predicted lipoprotein is translated as MKNLVKQLNAIFVLVLLAMATITACGDDSENPDAEEATAIQLSTNATLGQILTDTDGVTLYVFAKDVSGNSACVDGCLSKWPIYYAKEPQIGTGLEAGDFAVITHSNGSKQTTYKGWPLYYFSPAGDGVLETAGATAGDGAGGAFFVAKPDYSIMMANAQLVGNDGKNYTSTYEEGEGATAFFVNASGRTLYAFTNDSKDVNTFTASDFSNNTIWPVYAKELKAVVSAASQSDFGSIDVFGESQLTYKGWPLYYFGQDTERGETKGVSVPSPGVWPVVNTETVGAE
- a CDS encoding YceI family protein, which produces MKREILTIILGLITAGLAMAQGPMVDRSGTATFFSEAPLENIEATNKEVLGAIDLEKGTLAVSMLMKGFHFDKSLMEEHFNENYVESDKFPRATFKGVISNFAALDFSKSGSFEAEADGEIEIHGVKKPLKTAVKFDVSAKDLKATTSFNLAVADFDIEIPTIVFKNIAEVVEVKAFFNFSRPK
- a CDS encoding DUF5777 family beta-barrel protein, with the protein product MMVKQITSTLISLALALPLLAQDDLLAGLEAEQADQKTLVDATFKGTRLINGHSIETRKQGVMDFIIAHRFGTIDGGAYELFGLDNALVRIGLEYALNDRLYAGAGRSSFEKTYDGFVKYRLLRQSTGKGSVPLSATWLSSMALKTLKDPTYDLQFTDKLAFTHQLLLARKFNNGLSLQLMPTWVHRNLIGETDLNNDILALGMGGRIKLSQRVALCAEYYYQFQHLNENTQNALAIGVDIETGGHVFQLQFTNATSMVPKGFVSETTNDFFKGEIHFGFNVSRTFQLN
- a CDS encoding PAS domain-containing sensor histidine kinase, with product MTDKLTRLELEDKIAELKKQNEILRSQLSAQNQQKKGQKESLVEQNKVADGYIHTILDNMGDSVFVKDDKSRLVLVNDAFCKMFGLPREEIMGKTLAEHVPPDERESFLKIDSQVLADGKENINEETLTVRGAETMIISTRKSRYVDASGKRFLVGVVRDITASKKAEQALKQSEMRLIELNATKDKLFSIMGHDLRAPLNNILGLSELLIERVRKSDTGKSAEYLEIIKVSVKNTLALLDNLLNWAKSQTGEINYKPEKIDLSTTIRHVIELLDPIARTKNISLSQIASEGIEIYTDERMLKTILRNLISNAIKFTKSGGSIIVSVVLEQNQVQFSVSDNGLGIKEEVSKKLFKMSANTSSLGTANEKGSGLGLALCKEFVKKLGGDIWLKSKEGDGSDFRFTLPLNSPE
- the katG gene encoding catalase/peroxidase HPI produces the protein MENKTHAGGAYDVNGAEMCPFLNGELNQTAGGGTSNRDWWPNQLKVNILRQHSSLSDPMGEDFNYAEEFKSLDLKALKKDLTALMTDSQDWWPADFGHYGGLFIRMAWHSAGTYRIADGRGGAGAGQQRFAPLNSWPDNVSLDKARRLLWPIKQKYGKKISWADLMILTGNVALESMGFKTFGFAGGREDVWEPELDVYWGQETTWLGGDKRYAHGSKGVENQQSVVVSDDDADGGTHSRELENTLAAVQMGLIYVNPEGPDGNPDPLAAAKDIRETFGRMAMNDYETVALIAGGHTFGKTHGAADASQHVGPEPEAAGIEQQGFGWKNSYGSGVGGDAITSGLEVIWTTTPTKWSNNFFENLFGYEWELTKSPAGAHQWKPKGDAGAGTVPDPFDPSKRRSPSMLTTDLALRVDPAYEKISRNFLENPDEFADAFAKAWFKLTHRDMGPRARYLGPEVPEEDLIWQDPIPAATHKLDDNDIASLKAKVLASGLSVSELVSTAWASASTFRGSDKRGGANGARIRLSPQKNWKVNNPAQLAKVLAKLEGIQKDFGKPVSMADLIVLAGCAGVEQAAKNAGQAITVPFTPGRADASAEQTDVEGFAALEPQADGFRNYLKKKFTVSAEELLIDKAQLLTLTAPEMTVLVGGMRVLGTNFDGSKHGVFTNRIGSLSNDFFVNLLDMSTTWKAVSADGDVFEGHDAKTGKVKYTATRADLIFGSNSELRALAEVYGCSDSQQKFIKDFVKAWDKVMNLDRFDLA